In Solenopsis invicta isolate M01_SB unplaced genomic scaffold, UNIL_Sinv_3.0 scaffold_38, whole genome shotgun sequence, one DNA window encodes the following:
- the LOC120359931 gene encoding odorant receptor 13a-like, with protein sequence MITFTSMSLIPHILDIVSSLNESRPILPPYRGYYFVDMREYFFEIFWHSVVAWQIVMVGIISHDCLFVTFVEHVCSKFAITGFHYKHLFQDCRNKMKSTPSMNPDATDFKRVAFLVRKHREALELAQLLEDTFTIPLAMQIFIATIGMSITLLQITEKTSDNLEAMRYVFYVGGQLIHLFFLSFEGQRLIDHSLQIRNKMYSSCWYKASTRLQKMIMLVMMKSLHPSFLSAGKIYIFSLQSFTSVLQTSMSYFTVFASFQ encoded by the exons ATGATTACGTTTACGTCCATGTCTCTTATACCGCATATCCTCGATATTGTATCATCTCTCAACGAGTCCCGGCCTATATTACCGCCATATCGAGGATACTATTTTGTCGATATGCgagaatatttctttgaaatattctgGCATTCCGTCGTGGCCTGGCAAATTGTTATGGTTGGTATAATTTCCCACGACTGCTTGTTTGTAACGTTTGTCGAACATGTTTGCAGCAAGTTTGCTATAACTGG ATTTCActacaaacatttatttcaagattgtagaaataaaatgaaaagtacACCATCGATGAATCCTGACGCGACAGATTTCAAGAGAGTAGCGTTCCTCGTACGTAAACATCGGGAAGCATTAGA ACTCGCGCAATTGCTCGAAGATACGTTTACCATACCTTTAGCTATGCAGATATTTATAGCAACGATAGGGATGAGCATTACTTTGCTACAA ATTACGGAGAAAACTAGCGATAACTTGGAAGCAATGAGGTACGTGTTTTATGTCGGTGGTCAATTGATTCATTTGTTCTTTCTTAGCTTCGAAGGACAAAGGTTGATAGATCACAGCCTTCAGATACGCAATAAGAT GTACAGCAGCTGCTGGTACAAAGCATCCACGAGATTACAAAAGATGATCATGCTGGTGATGATGAAAAGTCTTCACCCGAGTTTTTTAAGCGCtggtaaaatttacattttctccTTACAAAGTTTCACATCG GTTCTGCAAACCTCAATGTCATACTTTACAGTATTTGCGTCCTTTCAATAG
- the LOC120359933 gene encoding uncharacterized protein LOC120359933 codes for MTIKTCCAFRKESCCYFGNLLRKMELRSRKSSEVVNILLKSAEENFDNIDNLSDKGEDYLEKHCSTVSEEEAESDINDSGQIIDPDERQRKKKGRSCKYLRASNFKWLFNAPESRGRSIKTEFDTIKAKAKSAAKSVSILLETWSLLLSDDILNKIILHTNIEIEWHRYKLLTENKFIPSYYNHMTLMEFKAFIDLLCCAGFNKLNYTNIRRL; via the exons ATGACGATAAAGACGTGCTGTGCATTTCGGAAAGAGAGCTGTTGttattttggaaatttattaCG CAAAATGGAATTGCGATCACGAAAATCGTCAGAAGTAGTAAATATACTTTTGAAATCCGCTGAAGAAAATTTTGACAATATAGATAATTTGAGCGACAAAGGAGAAGACTATTTAGAAAAACACTGCTCAACAGTGTCCGAGGAAGAAGCTGAATCTGACATAAATGACTCAGGACAAATTATTGATCCAGATGAGAGGCAGCGTAAAAAGAAGGGACGTTCATGTAAATATTTACGCGCATCTAATTTTAAATGGTTGTTTAACGCACCAGAATCTCGAGGTAGATCAATTAAAACAGAATTTGACACTATAAAAGCTAAAGCAAAAAGTGCTGCAAAATCCGTTTCAATACTGCTCGAAACCTGGTCTCTTCTTTTATcagatgatattttaaataaaattattttacacacgAACATAGAAATCGAATGGCATCGATATAAATTACTaactgaaaataaattcataCCATCTTATTACAACCATATGACTTTAATGGAGTTTAAAGCTTTTATAGACTTATTGTGTTGTGCTggattcaataaattaaattatacgaaTATTCGACGTTTATGA